A stretch of the Rosa rugosa chromosome 5, drRosRugo1.1, whole genome shotgun sequence genome encodes the following:
- the LOC133709968 gene encoding ATP-citrate synthase alpha chain protein 1: protein MARKKIREYDSKRLLKEHFKRIAGRELPLKSAQITESTDFNELLEKETWLSTSKLVVKPDMLFGKRGKSGLVALNLDFAQVATFVKERLGKEVEMGGCKGPITTFIVEPFIPHNEEFYINIVSDRLGNSISFSECGGIDIEENWDKVKTIFVPTGASLTPDVSAPLVATLPLEIKSEIEEFIKSVFALFQDLDFTFLEMNPFALVDGKPYPLDMRGELDDTAAFKNFKKWGNIEFPMPFGRVMSSTEKFIHGLDEKTSASLKFTVLNPKGRIWTMVAGGGASVIYADTVGDLGFANELGNYAEYSGAPNEEEVLQYARVVIDCATSDPDGRKRALVIGGGIANFTDVAATFNGIIRALKEKESKLKAARMHLYVRRGGPNYQRGLAKMRALAEEIGLPIEVYGPEATMTGICKQAIQCISAAA, encoded by the exons ATGGCACGCAAGAAGATCCGAGAGTACGACTCCAAGAGGTTGTTGAAGGAACACTTCAAGAGGATCGCTGGCCGTGAATTGCCTCTCAAATCTGCCCAG ATTACCGAATCAACTGATTTCAATGAGCTACTTGAGAAGGAGACTTGGCTCTCTACTTCCAAGTTGGTTGTCAAGCCTGACATGTTGTTTGGAAAGCGTGGGAAGAGTGGTTTGGTTGCCTTGAACCTGGATTTCGCTCAAGTCGCCACCTTTGTGAAGGAGCGCCTAGGCAAAGAG GTTGAGATGGGTGGCTGCAAAGGACCCATCACAACATTCATTGTTGAGCCCTTCATTCCCCACAATGAAGAGTTTTACATTAACATCGTCTCAGATAGACTTGGGAATAGCATAAGCTTCTCAGAGTGTGGAGGAATTGACATTGAGGAGAACTGGGATAAG GTCAAGACCATATTTGTCCCAACGGGAGCTTCCCTTACACCAGATGTATCTGCTCCACTTGTTGCAACCCTTCCCTTGGAG ATTAAGAGCGAAATTGAGGAGTTTATCAAGTCCGTATTTGCTCTATTTCAAG ATCTCGACTTCACTTTTCTGGAGATGAATCCTTTTGCATTGGTTGATGGAAAGCCATATCCTTTGGATATGAGAGGCGAGCTGGATGACACTGCTGCTTTCAAGAACTTCAAAAA GTGGGGCAATATTGAATTTCCAATGCCATTTGGAAGAGTTATGAGTTCGACAGAAAAGTTTATTCACGGGCTAGATGAAAAG ACAAGTGCATCTTTGAAATTTACAGTTCTGAACCCTAAGGGACGAATTTGGACTATGGTTGCTGGAGGAGGTGCAAGTGTTATTTACGCAGACACG GTTGGTGATCTTGGCTTTGCTAATGAGCTCGGAAACTATGCTGAATATAGTGGAGCACCAAATGAAGAGGAGGTATTGCAGTATGCCAGAGTTGTGATTGAT TGTGCAACTTCTGATCCTGATGGCCGTAAGAGAGCCCTTGTAATTGGAGGGGGAATTGCTAACTTCACTGATGTAGCTGCAACATTCAATGGCATCATTAGAGCCTTGAAGGAGAAG GAATCAAAGCTTAAAGCTGCTAGGATGCATCTTTATGTCAGGAGAGGAGGTCCCAACTACCAGAGGGGACTTGCAAAAATGAGGGCACTTGCAGAGGAAATTGGCCTCCCTATTGAG GTCTATGGTCCTGAAGCAACAATGACTGGTATTTGCAAGCAGGCAATTCAGTGCATCAGTGCTGCTGCATGA